Proteins encoded together in one Eublepharis macularius isolate TG4126 chromosome 2, MPM_Emac_v1.0, whole genome shotgun sequence window:
- the MBD5 gene encoding methyl-CpG-binding domain protein 5 isoform X2, translating into MNGGKECDSGDKDGGLPAVQVPVGWQRRVDQNGVLYISPSGSLLSCLEQVKTYLLTDGTCKCGLECPLILPKVFNFDPGVAVTQRTAEDVKADEDVTKLCIHKRKIIAVATLHKSMEAPHPSLVLTSPGGGTSATPIVPSRAATPRSVRNKSHEGITNSVMPECKPPFKLMMGASNAMGRLYVQEMTGSQQQELHSVYPRQRLGSNEHGQKSPYRGSHGGMPSPASSGSQIYGDGSISPRTDPLGSPDIFTRNNSGFHGAPNSSPVHMNRTPLSPPSVMLHGSPVQSSCAMAGRTNIPLSPTLTTKSPVMKKPMCNFSASMEIPRAMFHHKPPQGPPPPPPPSCALQKKPLTSEKDPLGILDPIPSKPVNQNPVIINPSTYHSNVHSQVPVMNVSMPPAVVPLPSNLPLPTVKPGHTNHGSHVQRVQHSASTSLSPSPVTSPVHMMGSGIGRIEASPQRSRSSSTSSDHGNFMMPPVGPQSSCSNIKVPPRSPRSTIGSPRPSMPSSPSTKTDGLHQYKDIPNPLIAGMSNVLNPPSNAVFPPASAGSGPIKSQPGLLGMPLNQILNQHNAASFPASSLLSAAAKAQLANQNKLAGNNSNSSSNSGTVASGGSNDGHSTLNTMFPPTANMLLPSNEGQSGRAALRDKLMSQQKDPLRKRKPPTTTVLSLLRQSQLDSSGVPKSGPDLIRKQNQGSFPITSMSQLLQSMSCQSSHMSSNSTTGCGSSNTVLPCSANQLHFTDTNMSSGNLQNSLTQNIPLRGESMHCQNSNTNFGHGTSPIPNNHLTGLINQMQASGNSGVLSQSGMALGSSLHLNPAQPRIQAASTPVIPNSVVSSCNQTSPETGRAGPSSSTTIAGTSQPAITKTTSVLQDGVIVTTAAGNPLHSQLPIGNDFPFVGHDHALHFPQNSASNNNLPHSLNPNLFSSLPISLPVNQQHLLNQNLLNILQPSAGEGDMSSINTALSNHQLTHLQSLFNNNQMFPSNQQQQLLQGYQNLQDFQGQPPIPGPPNNPNPMACLFQNFQVRMQEEAAFLNKRMITQMGMPPIPESPNAPLPPFLDSPCNLQQRTEPSIGQQTKDNPSLGAQGDASVDAIYKAVVDAASKGMQVVITTAVNSTTQMSPIPALSAMSAFTASIGDPLNLSSAVSAVIHGRNIGISEHEGRARNARGARILKNSEHLKNSSEGDGLEYYKPAGCNTPKKQWEGEQSPGGDMNRWKCEEFLDHPSHIHSSPCHERPNHVSTLPLVQGKQHPILLPQRNCQSDKMLEENFRYSHYKRTMMSFKERLENTVEQCAHINGNRPQQSRGFGELLSASKQDLAVEEQSPSSSNSFESSLVKDYIHYNGDFNAKSINGCVPSPSDAKSISSEDDLRNPDSPSSNELIHYRPRTFNVGDLVWGQIKGLTSWPGKLVREDDVHNSCQQSTEDGKVEPDKLKTLTDGLEAYNHVRKRNRKSGKLNNHLEAAIHEAMSELDKMSGNVHQIPQGDRQLKPPKPKRRKISR; encoded by the exons ATGAATGGAGGCAAGGAATGTGATAGTGGGGACAAGGATGGAGGGCTGCCTGCAGTACAAGTTCCAGTTGGTTGGCAACGGCGGGTGGATCAAAATGGAGTTCTGTATATTAG TCCTAGTGGGTCTTTATTGTCCTGTTTGGAGCAGGTCAAAACATACCTGCTGACAGACGGAACGTGCAAGTGTGGTTTAGAATGCCCTCTCATCCTTCCCAAG GTATTTAATTTTGATCCTGGAGTTGCTGTGACACAAAGAACAGCTGAAGATGTTAAAGCCGATGAAGATGTCACTAAGCTATGCATTCACAAAAGGAAAATTATTGCAGTGGCTACACTACATAAAAGCATGGAAGCTCCCCATCCCTCTCTGGTTCTGACTAGTCCTGGTGGTGGAACAA GTGCAACTCCAATAGTACCATCACGAGCAGCAACTCCAAGATCAGTGAGGAATAAATCACATGAAGGGATTACAAATTCTGTGATGCCAGAATGTAAGCCTCCTTTCAAGTTGATGATGGGGGCCTCAAATGCCATGGGTAGGCTCTATGTGCAAGAGATGACTGGAAGCCAGCAACAAGAACTTCATTCTGTCTATCCCAGGCAGAGATTGGGCAGTAATGAACATGGACAGAAGTCTCCATATCGGGGCAGTCATGGAGGAATGCCTAGTCCAGCTTCATCAGGATCACAAATATATGGAGATGGCTCAATCTCTCCTAGGACAGACCCACTGGGAAGCCCAGATATTTTCACAAGGAACAATTCCGGTTTTCATGGAGCACCTAACTCTAGCCCTGTTCATATGAACAGAACTCCTTTATCCCCACCTTCAGTAATGCTACATGGTTCTCCTGTGCAGTCATCTTGTGCAATGGCTGGAAGGACTAATATACCTCTTTCCCCAACCTTGACCACAAAAAGTCCAGTAATGAAAAAACCCATGTGTAACTTTTCAGCTAGTATGGAAATACCACGTGCAATGTTTCACCACAAACCACCCCAaggccctccaccaccacctccaccttCTTGTGCTCTTCAGAAAAAGCCATTGACATCAGAGAAGGATCCACTTGGCATTCTTGACCCTATTCCTAGCAAACCAGTGAATCAGAATCCTGTTATCATTAATCCAAGTACTTATCACTCTAATGTCCACTCTCAGGTACCTGTGATGAATGTAAGCATGCCTCCAGCCGTTGTCCCTTTGCCAAGTAATCTCCCTTTGCCAACTGTAAAACCTGGTCATACAAACCATGGGAGTCATGTGCAAAGAGTTCAGCACTCTGCTTCAACCTCTCTCTCACCCTCACCAGTAACATCACCAGTTCATATGATGGGGTCTGGAATTGGAAGGATTGAGGCTTCGCCCCAAAGATCACGATCATCTTCCACATCATCCGATCATGGAAATTTCATGATGCCTCCAGTAGGACCACAGTCATCTTGTAGTAATATTAAAGTTCCTCCTCGATCACCGAGGTCAACAATAGGATCTCCTAGACCATCCATGCCATCAAGTCCTTCTACCAAGACTGATGGACTCCATCAATATAAGGACATCCCTAATCCATTGATTGCTGGAATGAGTAATGTATTAAATCCTCCAAGCAATGCAGTTTTTCCACCCGCATCTGCTGGAAGTGGGCCTATAAAAAGTCAGCCTGGCTTGCTGGGGATGCCTTTAAATCAGATCTTGAACCAGCATAATGCTGCCTCTTTTCCAGCTAGTAGTTTACTCTCAGCAGCAGCCAAAGCACAGCTAGCAAATCAAAATAAACTTGCTGGTAACAATAGCAACAGCAGTAGCAACTCTGGAACAGTTgccagtggtggcagcaatgaTGGACATAGCACTTTAAACACCATGTTTCCTCCTACTGCCAACATGCTTCTACCATCAAATGAAGGGCAAAGTGGTCGAGCAGCACTACGAGATAAACTGATGTCTCAACAAAAAGACCCTTTAAGGAAAAGGAAACCACCAACCACTACAGTATTGAGTTTGCTTAGACAGTCTCAGTTGGATAGTTCTGGAGTTCCTAAATCTGGGCCTGATTTAATAAGAAAGCAGAACCAAGGATCATTTCCCATCACTTCTATGTCCCAGCTACTTCAGTCCATGAGTTGTCAAAGCTCTCATATGAGCAGCAATAGCACTACTGGTTGTGGGAGCTCAAATACTGTTTTGCCTTGCTCTGCTAACCAGCTGCATTTTACAGACACTAATATGAGCTCTGGCAATCTTCAGAATTCACTGACACAGAATATACCTCTAAGAGGGGAAAGTATGCATTGCCAGAATTCAAACACTAACTTTGGCCATGGAACTAGCCCCATTCCAAACAACCATCTTACAGGCTTAATAAATCAGATGCAAGCCAGTGGGAATTCTGGGGTGCTCAGTCAGTCTGGAATGGCATTAGGAAGCTCATTACATCTGAACCCAGCTCAGCCAAGAATCCAAGCAGCCTCCACTCCAGTGATACCAAACAGCGTTGTGAGCAGTTGCAATCAAACAAGTCCTGAAACAG GGAGGGCAGGACCTTCATCATCCACTACAATAGCTGGCACCAGTCAACCAGCCATCACTAAAACCACATCGGTTCTTCAAGACGGTGTCATCGTCACAACTGCAGCTGGAAACCCACTTCATAGCCAGCTCCCCATTGGGAATGACTTTCCTTTTGTTGGTCATGATCATGCTCTGCATTTTCCACAGAACAGCGCTTCAAACAACAATCTTCCGCATTCTTTGAATCCAAATCTCTTTAGTTCTCTGCCTATCTCTTTGCCAGTGAATCAGCAGCACCTCCTAAACCAGAATCTATTAAATATACTGCAGCCTTCAGCAGGAGAAG GAGATATGTCATCAATAAACACTGCTCTTAGTAACCATCAGCTAACGCATCTGCAGTCACTATTCAACAACAATCAGATGTTTCCTTCAAATCAACAGCAGCAACTTCTCCAAGGCTATCAGAATCTCCAAGATTTTCAAGGACAGCCCCCAATTCCTGGGCCGCCTAACAATCCAAACCCTATGGCTTGTCTGTTCCAGAATTTCCAG GTGAGAATGCAAGAAGAGGCTGCTTTCCTAAACAAGAGAATGATCACTCAGATGGGGATGCCACCAATTCCTGAAAGCCCCAACGCACCACTTCCACCTTTTCTGGATTCTCCATGCAACTTGCAGCAACGGACAGAGCCATCCATAGGACAGCAGACCAAGGACAACCCCAGTCTAGGTGCCCAGGGTGATGCTTCAGTCGATGCTATCTACAAAGCGGTGGTAGATGCCGCAAGCAAGGGGATGCAAGTAGTAATCACCACTGCAGTTAACAGTACAACGCAAATGAGCCCCATCCCCGCTCTGAGTGCCATGAGTGCCTTCACAGCCTCAATTGGTGATCCATTAAATCTCTCCAGTGCTGTCAGCGCAGTTATCCATGGAAGAAACATTGGCATTTCTGAGCATGAAGGTAGGGCAAGGAACGCTAGGGGGGCACGAATACTGAAGAATTCAGAACACCTTAAAAATTCCAGTGAGGGGGATGGCTTGGAATACTATAAACCAGCGGGTTGCAACACGcccaaaaaacagtgggaaggggAGCAAAGCCCTGGAGGGGACATGAACAGATGGAAGTGTGAGGAGTTTTTAGATCATCCATCCCATATCCACAGCAGCCCTTGCCACGAAAGACCCAACCATGTCTCCACACTGCCATTGGTCCAAGGCAAGCAGCATCCAATACTGTTACCACAGCGAAACTGTCAAAGCGATAAAATGTTGGAGGAAAACTTCAGGTATAGCCATTACAAAAGAACTATGATGAGTTTTAAAGAGAGACTAGAGAACACTGTGGAACAATGCGCACACATAAACGGAAACAGGCCTCAACAGAGCAGAGGGTTTGGAGAGTTGCTGAGTGCTTCTAAGCAAGACCTGGCAGTGGAGGAGCAGTCTCCGAGTTCCTCAAATAGCTTTGAAAGTTCTCTAGTTAAAGACTACATCCATTATAATGGAGACTTTAATGCCAAAAGCATTAATGGGTGCGTGCCTAGTCCTTCCGATGCTAAAAGCATTAGTAGTGAAGATGACCTAAGGAATCCCGATTCCCCTTCTTCCAATGAGTTGATACATTACAGGCCAAGGACGTTTAACGTTGGGGACTTGGTCTGGGGCCAAATAAAAGGACTGACTTCATGGCCTGGTAAATTAGTAAGAGAAGATGATGTTCACAACTCATGTCAACAAAGCACTGAGGATGGGAAG
- the MBD5 gene encoding methyl-CpG-binding domain protein 5 isoform X1: MNGGKECDSGDKDGGLPAVQVPVGWQRRVDQNGVLYISPSGSLLSCLEQVKTYLLTDGTCKCGLECPLILPKVFNFDPGVAVTQRTAEDVKADEDVTKLCIHKRKIIAVATLHKSMEAPHPSLVLTSPGGGTSATPIVPSRAATPRSVRNKSHEGITNSVMPECKPPFKLMMGASNAMGRLYVQEMTGSQQQELHSVYPRQRLGSNEHGQKSPYRGSHGGMPSPASSGSQIYGDGSISPRTDPLGSPDIFTRNNSGFHGAPNSSPVHMNRTPLSPPSVMLHGSPVQSSCAMAGRTNIPLSPTLTTKSPVMKKPMCNFSASMEIPRAMFHHKPPQGPPPPPPPSCALQKKPLTSEKDPLGILDPIPSKPVNQNPVIINPSTYHSNVHSQVPVMNVSMPPAVVPLPSNLPLPTVKPGHTNHGSHVQRVQHSASTSLSPSPVTSPVHMMGSGIGRIEASPQRSRSSSTSSDHGNFMMPPVGPQSSCSNIKVPPRSPRSTIGSPRPSMPSSPSTKTDGLHQYKDIPNPLIAGMSNVLNPPSNAVFPPASAGSGPIKSQPGLLGMPLNQILNQHNAASFPASSLLSAAAKAQLANQNKLAGNNSNSSSNSGTVASGGSNDGHSTLNTMFPPTANMLLPSNEGQSGRAALRDKLMSQQKDPLRKRKPPTTTVLSLLRQSQLDSSGVPKSGPDLIRKQNQGSFPITSMSQLLQSMSCQSSHMSSNSTTGCGSSNTVLPCSANQLHFTDTNMSSGNLQNSLTQNIPLRGESMHCQNSNTNFGHGTSPIPNNHLTGLINQMQASGNSGVLSQSGMALGSSLHLNPAQPRIQAASTPVIPNSVVSSCNQTSPETGRAGPSSSTTIAGTSQPAITKTTSVLQDGVIVTTAAGNPLHSQLPIGNDFPFVGHDHALHFPQNSASNNNLPHSLNPNLFSSLPISLPVNQQHLLNQNLLNILQPSAGEGKSEVNLNPLGFLNPNVNAALALLSSDVDGQVMQPVHFQLLAALLQNQAQAAAMFPLPPFNLSISDLLQQQQNNPMPSVAQMTAPPPDHLLSSQSDTNRAETLLTSPLGNPFPSFSGTDTTSNPLFLPAVTGASGLMTLNPQLLGGVLNSTSGNTANHPEVSIATSSQATTTTATTSSAVAALSVSTLGGTAVVSMAETLLSISNNAGSTSGPAKLNSNSVVPQLLNPLLGTGLLGDMSSINTALSNHQLTHLQSLFNNNQMFPSNQQQQLLQGYQNLQDFQGQPPIPGPPNNPNPMACLFQNFQVRMQEEAAFLNKRMITQMGMPPIPESPNAPLPPFLDSPCNLQQRTEPSIGQQTKDNPSLGAQGDASVDAIYKAVVDAASKGMQVVITTAVNSTTQMSPIPALSAMSAFTASIGDPLNLSSAVSAVIHGRNIGISEHEGRARNARGARILKNSEHLKNSSEGDGLEYYKPAGCNTPKKQWEGEQSPGGDMNRWKCEEFLDHPSHIHSSPCHERPNHVSTLPLVQGKQHPILLPQRNCQSDKMLEENFRYSHYKRTMMSFKERLENTVEQCAHINGNRPQQSRGFGELLSASKQDLAVEEQSPSSSNSFESSLVKDYIHYNGDFNAKSINGCVPSPSDAKSISSEDDLRNPDSPSSNELIHYRPRTFNVGDLVWGQIKGLTSWPGKLVREDDVHNSCQQSTEDGKVEPDKLKTLTDGLEAYNHVRKRNRKSGKLNNHLEAAIHEAMSELDKMSGNVHQIPQGDRQLKPPKPKRRKISR, encoded by the exons ATGAATGGAGGCAAGGAATGTGATAGTGGGGACAAGGATGGAGGGCTGCCTGCAGTACAAGTTCCAGTTGGTTGGCAACGGCGGGTGGATCAAAATGGAGTTCTGTATATTAG TCCTAGTGGGTCTTTATTGTCCTGTTTGGAGCAGGTCAAAACATACCTGCTGACAGACGGAACGTGCAAGTGTGGTTTAGAATGCCCTCTCATCCTTCCCAAG GTATTTAATTTTGATCCTGGAGTTGCTGTGACACAAAGAACAGCTGAAGATGTTAAAGCCGATGAAGATGTCACTAAGCTATGCATTCACAAAAGGAAAATTATTGCAGTGGCTACACTACATAAAAGCATGGAAGCTCCCCATCCCTCTCTGGTTCTGACTAGTCCTGGTGGTGGAACAA GTGCAACTCCAATAGTACCATCACGAGCAGCAACTCCAAGATCAGTGAGGAATAAATCACATGAAGGGATTACAAATTCTGTGATGCCAGAATGTAAGCCTCCTTTCAAGTTGATGATGGGGGCCTCAAATGCCATGGGTAGGCTCTATGTGCAAGAGATGACTGGAAGCCAGCAACAAGAACTTCATTCTGTCTATCCCAGGCAGAGATTGGGCAGTAATGAACATGGACAGAAGTCTCCATATCGGGGCAGTCATGGAGGAATGCCTAGTCCAGCTTCATCAGGATCACAAATATATGGAGATGGCTCAATCTCTCCTAGGACAGACCCACTGGGAAGCCCAGATATTTTCACAAGGAACAATTCCGGTTTTCATGGAGCACCTAACTCTAGCCCTGTTCATATGAACAGAACTCCTTTATCCCCACCTTCAGTAATGCTACATGGTTCTCCTGTGCAGTCATCTTGTGCAATGGCTGGAAGGACTAATATACCTCTTTCCCCAACCTTGACCACAAAAAGTCCAGTAATGAAAAAACCCATGTGTAACTTTTCAGCTAGTATGGAAATACCACGTGCAATGTTTCACCACAAACCACCCCAaggccctccaccaccacctccaccttCTTGTGCTCTTCAGAAAAAGCCATTGACATCAGAGAAGGATCCACTTGGCATTCTTGACCCTATTCCTAGCAAACCAGTGAATCAGAATCCTGTTATCATTAATCCAAGTACTTATCACTCTAATGTCCACTCTCAGGTACCTGTGATGAATGTAAGCATGCCTCCAGCCGTTGTCCCTTTGCCAAGTAATCTCCCTTTGCCAACTGTAAAACCTGGTCATACAAACCATGGGAGTCATGTGCAAAGAGTTCAGCACTCTGCTTCAACCTCTCTCTCACCCTCACCAGTAACATCACCAGTTCATATGATGGGGTCTGGAATTGGAAGGATTGAGGCTTCGCCCCAAAGATCACGATCATCTTCCACATCATCCGATCATGGAAATTTCATGATGCCTCCAGTAGGACCACAGTCATCTTGTAGTAATATTAAAGTTCCTCCTCGATCACCGAGGTCAACAATAGGATCTCCTAGACCATCCATGCCATCAAGTCCTTCTACCAAGACTGATGGACTCCATCAATATAAGGACATCCCTAATCCATTGATTGCTGGAATGAGTAATGTATTAAATCCTCCAAGCAATGCAGTTTTTCCACCCGCATCTGCTGGAAGTGGGCCTATAAAAAGTCAGCCTGGCTTGCTGGGGATGCCTTTAAATCAGATCTTGAACCAGCATAATGCTGCCTCTTTTCCAGCTAGTAGTTTACTCTCAGCAGCAGCCAAAGCACAGCTAGCAAATCAAAATAAACTTGCTGGTAACAATAGCAACAGCAGTAGCAACTCTGGAACAGTTgccagtggtggcagcaatgaTGGACATAGCACTTTAAACACCATGTTTCCTCCTACTGCCAACATGCTTCTACCATCAAATGAAGGGCAAAGTGGTCGAGCAGCACTACGAGATAAACTGATGTCTCAACAAAAAGACCCTTTAAGGAAAAGGAAACCACCAACCACTACAGTATTGAGTTTGCTTAGACAGTCTCAGTTGGATAGTTCTGGAGTTCCTAAATCTGGGCCTGATTTAATAAGAAAGCAGAACCAAGGATCATTTCCCATCACTTCTATGTCCCAGCTACTTCAGTCCATGAGTTGTCAAAGCTCTCATATGAGCAGCAATAGCACTACTGGTTGTGGGAGCTCAAATACTGTTTTGCCTTGCTCTGCTAACCAGCTGCATTTTACAGACACTAATATGAGCTCTGGCAATCTTCAGAATTCACTGACACAGAATATACCTCTAAGAGGGGAAAGTATGCATTGCCAGAATTCAAACACTAACTTTGGCCATGGAACTAGCCCCATTCCAAACAACCATCTTACAGGCTTAATAAATCAGATGCAAGCCAGTGGGAATTCTGGGGTGCTCAGTCAGTCTGGAATGGCATTAGGAAGCTCATTACATCTGAACCCAGCTCAGCCAAGAATCCAAGCAGCCTCCACTCCAGTGATACCAAACAGCGTTGTGAGCAGTTGCAATCAAACAAGTCCTGAAACAG GGAGGGCAGGACCTTCATCATCCACTACAATAGCTGGCACCAGTCAACCAGCCATCACTAAAACCACATCGGTTCTTCAAGACGGTGTCATCGTCACAACTGCAGCTGGAAACCCACTTCATAGCCAGCTCCCCATTGGGAATGACTTTCCTTTTGTTGGTCATGATCATGCTCTGCATTTTCCACAGAACAGCGCTTCAAACAACAATCTTCCGCATTCTTTGAATCCAAATCTCTTTAGTTCTCTGCCTATCTCTTTGCCAGTGAATCAGCAGCACCTCCTAAACCAGAATCTATTAAATATACTGCAGCCTTCAGCAGGAGAAGGCAAGTCTGAAGTCAACCTCAATCCTTTAGGTTTTCTCAACCCAAATGTCAATGCTGCTTTAGCTTTGCTCTCCAGTGATGTGGATGGGCAGGTGATGCAACCTGTTCATTTCCAGCTGCTAGCAGCTCTTCTCCAAAACCAAGCCCAAGCAGCTGCCATGTTCCCCTTACCACCTTTCAATCTATCCATCTCAGATCTGTTACAGCAACAGCAAAACAATCCTATGCCCTCAGTAGCACAGATGACAGCCCCACCACCAGATCATTTGCTAAGCAGTCAGTCAGACACCAACAGAGCTGAGACCCTGTTAACCAGCCCTCTGGGAAACCCTTTCCCAAGCTTTTCAGGCACAGACACTACTTCAAATCCCCTCTTCCTCCCAGCTGTCACTGGGGCCTCAGGATTAATGACCTTGAATCCCCAGCTGTTGGGAGGTGTTCTGAACTCTACATCGGGAAACACTGCCAATCATCCAGAGGTTTCCATAGCAACCTCCTCCCAGGCTACCACTACCACAGCCACTACATCATCAGCAGTGGCAGCACTGTCTGTCTCAACACTTGGTGGGACAGCAGTGGTGTCAATGGCAGAAACATTGCTGAGCATATCTAATAATGCTGGGAGTACATCTGGTCCAGCTAAACTCAACAGTAACTCTGTGGTGCCACAGCTACTTAACCCTCTACTGGGGACAGGTCTGCTTG GAGATATGTCATCAATAAACACTGCTCTTAGTAACCATCAGCTAACGCATCTGCAGTCACTATTCAACAACAATCAGATGTTTCCTTCAAATCAACAGCAGCAACTTCTCCAAGGCTATCAGAATCTCCAAGATTTTCAAGGACAGCCCCCAATTCCTGGGCCGCCTAACAATCCAAACCCTATGGCTTGTCTGTTCCAGAATTTCCAG GTGAGAATGCAAGAAGAGGCTGCTTTCCTAAACAAGAGAATGATCACTCAGATGGGGATGCCACCAATTCCTGAAAGCCCCAACGCACCACTTCCACCTTTTCTGGATTCTCCATGCAACTTGCAGCAACGGACAGAGCCATCCATAGGACAGCAGACCAAGGACAACCCCAGTCTAGGTGCCCAGGGTGATGCTTCAGTCGATGCTATCTACAAAGCGGTGGTAGATGCCGCAAGCAAGGGGATGCAAGTAGTAATCACCACTGCAGTTAACAGTACAACGCAAATGAGCCCCATCCCCGCTCTGAGTGCCATGAGTGCCTTCACAGCCTCAATTGGTGATCCATTAAATCTCTCCAGTGCTGTCAGCGCAGTTATCCATGGAAGAAACATTGGCATTTCTGAGCATGAAGGTAGGGCAAGGAACGCTAGGGGGGCACGAATACTGAAGAATTCAGAACACCTTAAAAATTCCAGTGAGGGGGATGGCTTGGAATACTATAAACCAGCGGGTTGCAACACGcccaaaaaacagtgggaaggggAGCAAAGCCCTGGAGGGGACATGAACAGATGGAAGTGTGAGGAGTTTTTAGATCATCCATCCCATATCCACAGCAGCCCTTGCCACGAAAGACCCAACCATGTCTCCACACTGCCATTGGTCCAAGGCAAGCAGCATCCAATACTGTTACCACAGCGAAACTGTCAAAGCGATAAAATGTTGGAGGAAAACTTCAGGTATAGCCATTACAAAAGAACTATGATGAGTTTTAAAGAGAGACTAGAGAACACTGTGGAACAATGCGCACACATAAACGGAAACAGGCCTCAACAGAGCAGAGGGTTTGGAGAGTTGCTGAGTGCTTCTAAGCAAGACCTGGCAGTGGAGGAGCAGTCTCCGAGTTCCTCAAATAGCTTTGAAAGTTCTCTAGTTAAAGACTACATCCATTATAATGGAGACTTTAATGCCAAAAGCATTAATGGGTGCGTGCCTAGTCCTTCCGATGCTAAAAGCATTAGTAGTGAAGATGACCTAAGGAATCCCGATTCCCCTTCTTCCAATGAGTTGATACATTACAGGCCAAGGACGTTTAACGTTGGGGACTTGGTCTGGGGCCAAATAAAAGGACTGACTTCATGGCCTGGTAAATTAGTAAGAGAAGATGATGTTCACAACTCATGTCAACAAAGCACTGAGGATGGGAAG